In Leptospiraceae bacterium, one DNA window encodes the following:
- a CDS encoding DDE-type integrase/transposase/recombinase encodes MWKTEVIGRAVSDKLNSELVRSAFESALMNRGSLEGYIHHTDSDRRYCSHEYRELLNNSKIQISMCLGNAYENAHAESFNKTISIKR; translated from the coding sequence ATATGGAAAACAGAGGTCATCGGACGAGCTGTTTCTGATAAACTTAATAGTGAACTTGTCAGGTCTGCATTTGAGTCGGCTCTCATGAACAGAGGAAGTCTCGAAGGTTACATTCATCATACTGATTCTGATAGAAGATATTGTTCGCATGAATATAGAGAACTTCTGAACAATTCCAAAATACAAATTTCAATGTGTCTTGGTAATGCATATGAAAATGCACACGCAGAATCTTTTAATAAAACTATCAGTATCAAGAGATAA
- a CDS encoding N-6 DNA methylase, protein MANEKKTEDIVREHFKRDPLFSVIKLEEQKSSNRRVNELLQQSSKSGSGIGRPEFVITFPAGNMDYLIVIECKAMTSSHKSKKLDNPKDFAVDGVLHYAKNLSKNFDVIAIAVSGETKSELIVSHFIFKKGAKSYSESKEDKNLLSVNDYLKLFKNEQFSENLKNVDIVQKAIYLNELYQSYSVTEIKRCTMVSAILLSLLDNPFKSGYKEHTTSKNLVKAMLNAIENVLSSNSVKSKDSMIGEYSTILNEPIFNSDEIKHKNRKEREKSIEVNKEIISYLHDNVFPLIDMEQSGFDVLGRFYTEFIRYAGSEQSQGLVLTPFHITDFFCDLAKINKNSIIYDPVCGTGGFLIAGMKRMLSLAGNNSTKKAEIKANQLIGVELRPSMFTYACSNMMMRGDGKSNIYNGDCFAFENIIIKNHKPDVAFLNPPYDVGTDGQMRFIEHALNVVSSQNGVVVAIVQMSCAIKNEKELIATKRRILEKHRLIAVLSMPDDLFYPVGVVTAIMIFKANEKNEGKKTWFGYFKNDGFEKRKHRGRIDARNKWNSIKEKWLSAYNSFDEIPGLSIKQEVIAENEWCAEAYMETDYSVISEKDFESKVNEFIAFKFLNKVGT, encoded by the coding sequence ATGGCAAATGAAAAAAAAACGGAAGATATTGTTAGGGAACACTTCAAAAGAGACCCACTTTTTAGTGTAATTAAACTTGAAGAGCAGAAATCCTCTAACCGTAGGGTAAATGAATTATTACAACAGTCATCTAAATCTGGTTCTGGGATAGGAAGACCTGAATTTGTAATTACTTTTCCCGCTGGTAATATGGATTATCTCATTGTCATTGAATGTAAAGCAATGACATCATCTCATAAGAGCAAAAAGCTTGACAACCCTAAAGACTTTGCTGTTGACGGAGTTTTGCATTACGCTAAAAATTTATCCAAGAATTTTGATGTAATTGCTATCGCAGTAAGTGGAGAGACTAAGAGTGAACTAATAGTTTCTCATTTTATATTTAAAAAGGGTGCTAAATCCTATTCTGAAAGCAAAGAAGATAAAAATCTTCTTTCAGTAAATGATTATCTTAAACTGTTTAAGAACGAACAGTTTTCTGAAAATTTAAAAAACGTTGATATCGTTCAAAAAGCCATTTATCTTAATGAGTTATATCAGTCTTATTCCGTGACTGAAATCAAAAGATGTACTATGGTAAGTGCCATACTACTTTCATTGTTAGATAATCCATTTAAAAGTGGTTATAAAGAGCATACGACATCTAAGAATTTAGTAAAAGCCATGCTGAATGCTATAGAAAATGTCTTATCATCAAATTCAGTAAAAAGCAAAGATTCGATGATTGGTGAATACAGTACAATATTAAATGAACCAATTTTCAATTCTGATGAAATAAAACATAAGAATAGAAAAGAAAGAGAAAAATCCATAGAAGTAAATAAGGAAATTATATCCTACCTTCATGATAATGTATTTCCATTAATAGATATGGAACAATCTGGATTTGATGTACTTGGTCGTTTTTATACTGAGTTTATACGATATGCAGGAAGTGAGCAGAGCCAAGGACTAGTACTTACTCCTTTTCACATCACGGATTTTTTTTGTGACCTAGCAAAGATAAATAAAAATAGTATAATCTATGATCCAGTTTGTGGAACAGGTGGTTTTTTAATCGCTGGAATGAAAAGAATGTTAAGCCTAGCTGGAAATAATAGCACAAAAAAGGCTGAGATTAAAGCTAATCAGCTTATAGGAGTCGAATTAAGACCGTCTATGTTTACTTATGCTTGTTCAAATATGATGATGAGAGGAGATGGAAAATCAAATATTTATAATGGAGATTGCTTTGCATTTGAAAATATAATTATAAAAAATCATAAGCCTGATGTCGCATTTTTAAACCCTCCTTATGATGTAGGTACTGATGGTCAGATGCGTTTTATTGAACATGCATTAAATGTAGTATCTTCTCAAAATGGTGTTGTTGTAGCAATTGTTCAAATGAGTTGTGCCATAAAAAATGAGAAAGAACTAATAGCTACTAAAAGACGTATATTAGAAAAGCACAGATTAATAGCAGTATTATCTATGCCTGACGACTTGTTCTATCCTGTCGGAGTCGTTACAGCAATAATGATATTTAAAGCAAATGAAAAAAATGAAGGTAAAAAAACATGGTTTGGATATTTTAAAAATGATGGTTTTGAAAAACGAAAACATAGAGGACGAATAGATGCTAGAAATAAGTGGAACTCTATTAAAGAAAAATGGCTATCTGCATATAATAGTTTCGATGAAATACCAGGATTATCTATCAAGCAAGAGGTTATTGCTGAAAATGAATGGTGTGCAGAAGCCTATATGGAGACAGACTACTCTGTAATATCAGAGAAAGATTTCGAGAGTAAAGTAAATGAGTTTATTGCTTTTAAATTTTTAAATAAAGTAGGCACTTAA
- a CDS encoding VOC family protein yields MNDILNTYKPDNFHTVTPYLFVDKPQLLIDFLKNAFFAKEINRSVNPTNGDIANCILQIGDTCFMISQAREQFEGMRTALYLFVDDVEAVHQRAVDNGAKIEFEPADMPYEDRQSGIIDPCGNYWWISKRQVKKGYHE; encoded by the coding sequence ATGAACGACATACTTAATACATACAAACCTGACAACTTTCATACAGTTACTCCATATCTTTTTGTTGACAAACCACAACTCTTAATTGACTTTCTGAAAAATGCCTTTTTTGCGAAAGAAATTAACCGTTCTGTAAACCCAACCAATGGAGATATAGCAAACTGTATTCTGCAAATAGGCGACACTTGCTTTATGATTAGTCAAGCCAGAGAACAATTTGAAGGAATGAGAACAGCACTTTATCTTTTCGTTGACGATGTAGAAGCTGTTCATCAAAGAGCCGTTGACAATGGAGCGAAAATTGAATTTGAACCAGCAGATATGCCATACGAAGACAGACAATCGGGTATAATTGACCCTTGTGGAAATTATTGGTGGATTTCAAAACGACAAGTAAAAAAGGGTTATCACGAATAA
- a CDS encoding efflux RND transporter periplasmic adaptor subunit, whose amino-acid sequence MKFNIKNSIVFPLALCTLLVISSCGSKDNHSHNDENTKETGTSDGHNHEEETPTIATLTQEQIKAVGITLGKVENKELTATIKANGMLKVPNNNKANATSLYGGVIKTLNVQIGDYVKKGQVIATIANPQFIQLQEEYGLAP is encoded by the coding sequence ATGAAATTCAATATAAAAAATTCAATCGTTTTTCCTTTGGCACTATGCACTTTGCTTGTGATAAGCAGTTGCGGTAGCAAAGACAATCATTCGCATAATGACGAAAATACAAAAGAAACAGGTACTTCTGACGGACACAACCACGAAGAAGAAACGCCAACCATTGCCACGCTTACACAAGAGCAGATAAAAGCCGTTGGCATCACGTTGGGCAAAGTAGAAAACAAGGAACTCACAGCCACTATAAAGGCAAATGGTATGCTTAAAGTTCCAAACAACAACAAAGCAAATGCCACTTCTTTGTATGGTGGAGTTATCAAAACGCTGAATGTGCAAATTGGCGATTATGTAAAGAAAGGACAGGTAATTGCTACGATTGCCAATCCGCAGTTTATACAGTTGCAGGAAGAATATGGTCTTGCCCCCTAA
- a CDS encoding restriction endonuclease subunit S, giving the protein MIVISELFDIKYGNQFDFSKMDVSINQEEGINFISRSSQNNGFMAKVERFNEIDPFEPGLITVTMGGSYLLSSFVQPEHFYTAQNIKVLRAKIEMSIEEKLFYCVAIENNRFRYHSHSREANSTFDNLLVPDLKEIPKFIKKYAASIPFKKEPLNKKNIKLNIEDWKEFELSYIFDIYSSKDENLTDSIEVGNVPYISSTQSNNGIASFISNEATNENNCLTVARNGSVGSTFYQPLDFCASPDDIRIFKPKFVFNKFIGLFLSVLIEKEKYRYAYGRKFGTTRMKKTIIKLPVDKKGNPNWSFMEEYIKSLPYSSCI; this is encoded by the coding sequence ATGATAGTTATAAGCGAGCTCTTTGATATAAAATATGGTAATCAGTTTGATTTTTCTAAAATGGATGTTTCAATAAATCAAGAAGAAGGAATAAATTTTATTAGTCGTAGTTCTCAGAACAATGGGTTTATGGCGAAGGTAGAACGGTTTAATGAGATTGATCCTTTTGAACCAGGTCTTATTACCGTAACTATGGGTGGAAGTTATCTATTATCTTCTTTTGTTCAACCTGAACATTTTTATACAGCTCAAAACATAAAAGTATTAAGAGCAAAAATAGAAATGAGTATTGAAGAAAAATTATTTTATTGTGTTGCTATAGAAAATAATAGATTTAGATATCATTCTCACTCAAGAGAAGCAAATTCTACTTTTGATAATTTACTAGTTCCTGACTTAAAAGAGATACCAAAATTTATAAAAAAATATGCGGCATCTATACCCTTTAAAAAAGAACCTTTAAACAAAAAAAATATTAAGTTAAATATTGAAGATTGGAAGGAATTTGAATTATCATATATTTTTGATATTTATTCGAGTAAAGATGAAAATTTAACCGATAGCATTGAAGTTGGTAATGTACCATATATTTCTTCAACACAATCAAATAATGGTATAGCATCTTTTATTAGTAATGAAGCAACAAATGAAAATAATTGCTTAACCGTTGCGAGAAACGGTTCTGTCGGTTCTACTTTTTATCAACCACTAGACTTCTGTGCATCACCAGACGATATAAGAATTTTTAAACCGAAATTTGTCTTTAATAAATTTATTGGTTTATTCCTCTCGGTGTTAATTGAAAAGGAAAAATACAGATATGCATATGGAAGAAAATTTGGAACTACTCGAATGAAAAAGACAATCATCAAATTACCTGTTGATAAAAAAGGAAATCCTAATTGGAGTTTTATGGAAGAATACATAAAATCTTTACCTTATTCCAGTTGTATATAA
- a CDS encoding PilZ domain-containing protein — translation MKGIDYVTADASLSGIFVFFPECPFQLTEEIEVEIYFEEKSYNFSTGVVRIDNNGIGLAFRNLNKDKIELLKKIIENS, via the coding sequence ATAAAAGGAATCGATTACGTAACAGCAGATGCAAGTCTAAGTGGAATTTTTGTCTTTTTTCCTGAATGCCCCTTCCAGCTAACAGAAGAAATTGAAGTGGAAATATATTTTGAAGAGAAATCTTATAATTTCTCTACTGGAGTTGTAAGAATAGATAACAATGGTATCGGTCTTGCTTTTAGGAATTTAAATAAAGATAAGATAGAATTATTAAAAAAAATTATTGAAAATAGTTAA
- a CDS encoding CusA/CzcA family heavy metal efflux RND transporter translates to MLDSIIKFSIKNKLVIGVMTLLLIIWGSWSVTRLPIDAVPDITNNQVQIITLCPTLAGQEVEQLVTFPIEQSIANLPDLEETRSISRFGLSVITVVFHEDINIYFARQLVNEKLKEAEEKIPKGIGTPELAPVSTGLGEVYQYIIHPKKGSESKYNAKDLRTMQDWIVARQLNGTKGIAEVNSFGGELKQYEVAVNPNRLKAMGVSVTDIFNALEKNNQNTGGAYIDKKPNAYFIRGIGLVTSLEDVKNIAVKNTNGSIPIFIKDVADVRFGNAVRYGALTYNGEVDAVGGVVMMLKGENSNEVVKRIKEKLPVIQQSLPDDVVIEPYLDRTDLVGRAISTVEKNLIEGALIVIFVLVLFLGNLRAGLIVASAIPLSMLFALGMMNIFGVSANLMSLGAIDFGLIVDGAVIIVEATVHHLGLRKSMNRLTQSEMDDEVFLSASKIRNSAAFGEIIILIVYIPILTLVGVEGKMFTPMAKTVGFAILGALILSLTYIPMMCALFLSKKVSHKETISDKMMNYLQSIYQPLLQKAVKIKYWIVASTALLFAFSLLLFKNLGGEFIPQLQEGDFAFHCILPQGSSLSQSIETSMQASRIIKQFDEVKMVVGKTGAAEVPTDPMPPEATDLMVILKPQDEWKTKKSYTELGDEINEALEVIPGVFFEKNQPIQMRFNELMTGIRQDVAVKIFGENLDSLSIYANKVSKVIQSVNGATSPQVERVSGLPQINVEYDRTRLANYGINVEDVNNVVSTAFAGKTTGQVFENERRFDLVVRLDSTYRTDIDDVSNLMIPTNTGNQIPLSQVANISYKLGPAQISREASKRRIVIGFNVSGRDVQSVVEDIQQKLSEQIKLPTGYYFTYGGQFENLQKASKRLMIAVPISLFLIFSLLYFTFRSVKQASLIFTAIPMSAIGGVFALMLRGMPFSISAGIGFIALFGVAVLNGIVLIGTFNQLEKDGVKDILKRVYDGTKERLRPVLMTATVASLGFLPMALSTGAGAEVQKPLATVVIGGLITATFLTLFVLPLLYIIFNSKINIKRKGKMKSVTTILVFLISGLGYNANAQTKKIISVDEAINIAVQNNGNIKAKDWEIKSAQSLKRTAGELPKLDFNAQLGQYNSIKFDQSFQVAQTIPFPTLFGAKKQLINAEVKGKELQSEITVLELKNQVRTYFYQIQYLQNNQKQLLYLDSLYNDFIKVAELRYKTGDTKKVEISTAQAKQGEINLLLKQNGVYLNNAYQNLQALMNTKEPFEVANDTDFKPLQVSTLLDSTAIANHPTIKALYQDIIIAEQTKKVEKAQGLPDFTIGYTNQSLIGFQTINGQEQYFNSGNRFSYVSVGVSIPLTFGATKARIKSLDYQKQAIEANTKQQQILLETQFQNAIQQYQQDLQEFNYYQQQALPNANDIVSSAQLGYRTGDISYVEYLYALQTATDIQLNYLKSIQQVNQSVINIYSIINQ, encoded by the coding sequence GTGTTAGACAGTATCATAAAATTTAGCATAAAGAACAAGTTGGTCATTGGTGTTATGACCTTGTTACTTATCATTTGGGGAAGCTGGAGCGTTACCCGCTTACCCATTGATGCCGTACCGGATATTACCAACAATCAGGTACAAATAATTACACTTTGCCCCACGTTAGCAGGGCAGGAAGTGGAACAGTTGGTTACATTCCCCATTGAACAGAGCATTGCCAATCTTCCTGATTTGGAAGAAACCCGAAGCATTTCAAGGTTCGGGCTTTCGGTTATTACCGTTGTTTTTCACGAGGACATCAACATCTATTTTGCACGGCAGCTTGTCAATGAAAAGTTGAAAGAAGCGGAAGAAAAGATACCTAAAGGCATTGGTACACCCGAATTAGCACCTGTCAGTACAGGCTTAGGCGAAGTGTACCAATATATCATACACCCCAAAAAGGGAAGCGAAAGTAAATACAATGCCAAAGACTTGCGCACAATGCAGGATTGGATTGTTGCCCGACAGCTAAACGGAACAAAAGGCATAGCCGAAGTAAACAGTTTTGGTGGCGAACTGAAACAATATGAAGTAGCCGTAAATCCCAACCGCTTAAAGGCAATGGGTGTAAGTGTTACCGATATTTTCAATGCTCTTGAAAAGAACAACCAAAATACAGGCGGTGCATACATTGATAAGAAACCAAATGCTTACTTTATTCGAGGTATTGGTTTGGTTACATCATTGGAAGATGTAAAAAACATAGCTGTAAAAAACACAAACGGCAGTATTCCCATTTTTATAAAAGACGTTGCGGATGTTCGTTTTGGCAATGCAGTCCGTTATGGAGCATTAACCTACAACGGCGAAGTTGATGCCGTTGGCGGTGTGGTAATGATGCTTAAAGGCGAGAACAGTAACGAAGTTGTAAAACGCATCAAAGAAAAATTGCCAGTCATTCAGCAGTCTTTGCCTGATGATGTTGTTATAGAACCCTACTTAGACCGAACCGATTTGGTAGGCAGGGCAATCAGCACCGTAGAAAAGAATTTGATTGAGGGAGCGTTGATTGTAATTTTTGTTTTGGTACTGTTTCTTGGAAACCTAAGAGCAGGGTTAATTGTAGCTTCTGCCATTCCGTTATCAATGCTGTTTGCATTGGGAATGATGAATATTTTCGGAGTAAGTGCCAACCTGATGAGCTTGGGAGCAATTGACTTCGGGCTGATTGTGGACGGTGCGGTTATCATAGTAGAAGCCACTGTACACCATTTGGGTTTGCGAAAATCAATGAACCGATTGACACAATCGGAAATGGACGATGAAGTATTTCTTTCCGCTTCCAAAATCAGGAACAGTGCAGCGTTTGGAGAAATCATTATTTTAATCGTGTACATTCCTATTCTCACATTGGTAGGCGTTGAGGGCAAAATGTTTACACCAATGGCTAAAACAGTAGGATTTGCCATTTTGGGAGCATTGATTTTGTCGCTTACTTATATACCAATGATGTGTGCTTTGTTTTTGTCAAAAAAAGTTTCACACAAAGAAACCATTTCAGACAAGATGATGAACTACCTGCAAAGCATTTACCAACCGCTTTTGCAGAAAGCCGTAAAAATAAAATATTGGATTGTTGCTTCGACCGCTCTACTCTTTGCCTTTTCCCTTTTGCTCTTTAAAAATTTAGGTGGCGAATTTATACCACAATTACAAGAGGGCGATTTTGCGTTTCATTGCATATTGCCACAAGGCAGTTCGTTGAGCCAAAGTATTGAAACTTCAATGCAGGCATCAAGGATTATCAAACAGTTTGATGAAGTAAAAATGGTGGTTGGCAAAACAGGTGCAGCAGAAGTGCCGACAGACCCAATGCCACCCGAAGCCACAGACTTAATGGTCATTTTGAAACCGCAGGATGAATGGAAAACAAAAAAGAGCTATACAGAATTAGGCGATGAAATAAATGAAGCATTGGAAGTAATTCCGGGCGTATTCTTTGAAAAAAACCAACCAATACAAATGCGTTTCAACGAATTGATGACTGGTATCAGGCAAGATGTAGCGGTTAAGATTTTCGGGGAAAATTTGGATAGCCTTTCCATTTATGCCAACAAAGTGAGCAAAGTCATTCAAAGCGTAAATGGAGCAACTTCGCCACAAGTAGAACGGGTAAGCGGATTGCCACAAATCAATGTGGAATACGACAGAACACGCCTTGCCAATTACGGCATCAATGTAGAAGATGTAAACAATGTGGTAAGTACGGCTTTCGCAGGTAAGACCACAGGACAGGTGTTTGAAAATGAAAGGCGTTTTGATTTAGTGGTACGATTAGACAGCACATACAGAACTGACATAGATGATGTAAGTAATTTGATGATACCTACCAACACAGGCAATCAGATACCATTATCACAAGTAGCTAATATCAGCTACAAGTTGGGACCAGCACAAATCAGCCGGGAAGCAAGCAAAAGAAGAATTGTTATCGGCTTCAACGTATCGGGCAGAGATGTACAAAGCGTGGTTGAAGATATTCAGCAGAAATTAAGTGAACAAATAAAACTGCCCACAGGCTATTACTTTACTTATGGCGGACAGTTTGAGAATTTGCAGAAAGCGAGCAAACGCCTGATGATAGCTGTACCAATTTCGCTATTCCTTATTTTTTCATTGCTATACTTTACGTTCCGTTCGGTCAAACAGGCAAGCCTGATTTTTACGGCAATCCCAATGAGTGCCATAGGTGGTGTATTTGCATTAATGCTACGTGGAATGCCTTTCAGTATTAGCGCAGGAATTGGCTTCATTGCATTGTTTGGAGTGGCGGTGCTGAACGGTATAGTATTGATTGGAACTTTCAACCAATTAGAGAAAGACGGAGTAAAAGATATTCTGAAGCGGGTATATGACGGCACAAAAGAAAGGTTGCGACCTGTACTAATGACGGCAACCGTAGCAAGTTTGGGCTTTTTGCCTATGGCATTAAGCACAGGTGCAGGAGCAGAAGTACAAAAACCATTGGCAACCGTTGTAATTGGCGGATTGATTACGGCTACTTTCCTTACGCTGTTTGTATTGCCCTTGCTTTACATCATTTTCAATTCAAAAATCAACATTAAGAGAAAAGGAAAAATGAAATCAGTTACAACCATACTGGTATTTTTGATTTCGGGATTAGGTTACAATGCCAATGCCCAAACCAAGAAAATCATTAGTGTAGATGAAGCCATAAATATTGCGGTGCAGAACAATGGCAACATCAAAGCAAAAGATTGGGAAATCAAATCGGCACAAAGCCTTAAAAGAACGGCAGGCGAACTGCCGAAATTAGATTTTAATGCACAGTTGGGACAATACAACAGTATAAAGTTTGACCAATCTTTTCAAGTAGCACAAACGATACCGTTTCCGACTTTGTTCGGTGCTAAAAAACAACTGATAAATGCCGAAGTAAAAGGCAAAGAATTACAAAGTGAAATAACCGTATTGGAGTTAAAAAATCAAGTGCGTACTTATTTCTATCAAATTCAGTATTTGCAGAATAATCAAAAGCAGTTGTTGTATTTGGATAGTTTGTACAATGATTTTATCAAAGTGGCAGAACTGCGTTACAAAACAGGCGACACCAAAAAAGTAGAAATCAGTACAGCACAAGCCAAGCAAGGCGAAATCAATTTATTGCTGAAACAAAATGGAGTTTATCTCAATAATGCTTATCAAAATTTACAGGCATTGATGAATACAAAAGAACCGTTTGAAGTTGCCAATGATACAGATTTTAAGCCTTTGCAGGTAAGCACTTTGTTAGACAGCACAGCCATTGCAAACCACCCGACAATTAAGGCGTTGTATCAAGATATAATCATTGCAGAACAAACAAAAAAGGTAGAGAAAGCACAGGGTTTGCCCGATTTTACGATTGGTTACACTAATCAGTCTTTAATAGGTTTTCAAACTATAAACGGACAGGAGCAGTATTTTAATTCGGGCAATCGGTTCAGTTATGTAAGCGTTGGTGTTTCTATTCCTTTGACTTTCGGAGCTACAAAAGCAAGGATAAAATCTTTGGACTATCAAAAACAAGCCATTGAAGCCAACACCAAGCAACAGCAAATTTTGTTGGAAACACAGTTTCAAAATGCCATACAGCAGTATCAGCAGGATTTGCAGGAGTTCAATTACTATCAGCAACAAGCCTTGCCTAATGCAAACGATATTGTTTCATCGGCTCAATTAGGTTATCGCACAGGCGATATAAGCTATGTGGAGTATTTGTATGCTTTGCAAACGGCAACAGACATTCAGTTGAATTACCTAAAAAGTATTCAGCAGGTCAATCAATCGGTCATCAATATTTATTCAATAATCAATCAATAA